One Solanum lycopersicum chromosome 4, SLM_r2.1 DNA window includes the following coding sequences:
- the LOC101256764 gene encoding uncharacterized protein isoform X2 produces the protein MGDHFVFLVDRLLTESTLEAAIESRNQNLLASWTTDDPTAYCSSKSADAVLAPGKMVECRICQDEDMDSNMEAPCACCGSLKYAHRRCVQRWCNEKGDTICEICHQPFRPGYTAPPSIFRLGGIPMNLRGNWRIVRRNLNNQRVIAVVSTDHNLINSDENEVYTSRCMMCCRVFAIIFMLLLVIRNTLPLIVDQAGDYSLPLVMVSCYFLELWALFCPSTS, from the exons ATGGGAGATCACTTTGTGTTTCTGGTTGATCGTTTGCTGACTGAATCAACTTTGGAGGCTGCCATTGAGAGCAGGAATCAGAATCTATTAGCATCATGGACAACAGATGATCCGACAGCTTATTGCTCCTCCAAAAGTGCTGATGCTGTTTTAGCTCCAGGAAAAATGGTGGAATGTAGGATATGCCAAGATGAGGATATGGATTCAAATATGGAGGCTCCATGCGCTTGCTGTGGTAGCTTGAAG TATGCACATCGTAGATGCGTGCAAAGGTGGTGTAATGAGAAGGGTGATACCATTTGCGAGATCTGCCACCAG CCTTTCAGGCCAGGTTACACAGCACCGCCCTCGATTTTTCGCCTTGGTGGGATTCCAATGAACTTGAG GGGGAATTGGCGAATTGTCAGAAGGAACTTGAATAATCAACGTGTGATAGCAGTGGTTTCAACTGATCACAATCTCATTAACTCTGATGAAAATGAAGTTTATACATCAAGATGCATGATGTGTTGTCGTGTATTTGCCATAATA tTTATGCTGCTTCTAGTTATACGTAACACTCTTCCTCTCATAGTTGATCAAGCAGGGGACTACTCACTTCCATTGGTTATGGTAAG TTGCTACTTCTTAGAGTTATGGGCATTGTTCTGCCCGTCTACGTCATAA
- the LOC101249724 gene encoding sulfhydryl oxidase 2 isoform X2 — protein sequence MSCSIFLLIFALLVSILEQSVSVSVSNGSQRVILRAISGQDGEKPDFAVELNATNFDSVLKETPAPYAIVEFFAHWCPACRNYKPQYEKVARLFNGADASHPGLILMTRVDCALKINSNLCDKFSVKYYPMLLWGPPKKLVGWDPKQENNEILTIERGRTADILLGWINKQLGSSYGFDDGKYENEHLQRNFSDPGQIAKAIYDIEEATSSAFGIILDQRMIKSGTRASLIKFLQLLVAHHPSKRCRKGSADILVDFDNLCPSEILLANNEADSCSKKGALGNYQICGKEVPRGYWMYCRGSKNDTRGFSCGLWVLLHSLSVRVEDGESDLAFRTTCDFIYNFFVCEECRQHFHGMCSSVSSPFKKARDFALWLWSAHNQVNERLMKDEESLGTGDPEFPKVTWPPKQLCPSCYLSPGKTSDKNSKIDWNENEVFKFLVSYYGKELVNLYKDKELQAGVGTEKTVNEELVASTNAVVVPLGAALAIAVASCAFGALACFWRSQQKNRKPRRSWN from the exons ATGTCTTGTTCAATATTTTTGCTCATTTTTGCTCTATTAGTGTCAATCTTGGAACAATCGGTTTCGGTTTCGGTTTCGAACGGATCGCAGCGGGTGATTCTTCGGGCGATTAGTGGGCAAGATGGTGAAAAGCCTGACTTTGCTGTTGAATTAAACGCCACCAACTTTGATTCAGTACTCAAAGAGACTCCTGCACCTTATGctattgttgaattttttgcACACTG GTGCCCTGCTTGCAGAAATTATAAG CCACAATATGAGAAGGTTGCGAGACTCTTCAATGGAGCAGATGCCAGTCATCCAGGGCTCATATTGATGACGAGGGTAGACTGTGCATTAAAG ATAAATTCTAATCTTTGTGATAAGTTCTCTGTGAAGTATTACCCAATGCTTCTCTGGGGACCTCCTAAGAAGTTAGTTGGTTGGGAtccaaaacaagaaaataatgaaatactcACCATTGAAAGAGGACGCACAGCTGACATCCTTCTAGGTTGGATCAACAAACAACTGGGAAG CTCATATGGCTTCGATGATGGGAAGTATGAGAATGAGCATCTTCAGAGGAACTTTTCGGATCCTGGCCAG ATTGCCAAAGCTATATATGACATTGAGGAGGCAACGTCTTCTGCCTTTGGCATCATTCTAGACCAAAGA ATGATTAAATCAGGGACTCGGGCTTCACTTATAAAATTCCTTCAACTTCTGGTGGCTCATCATCCTTCTAAGAG GTGTCGGAAGGGCAGTGCAGATATACTGGTTGACTTTGATAATCTTTGTCCTTCGGAGATATTGCTAGCGAATAATGAAGCTGACAGCTGCAGCAAAAAGGGTGCACTGGGAAATTACCAAATTTGTGGGAAAGAGGTTCCTCGTGGATATTGG ATGTATTGTCGTGGCAGCAAGAATGATACCAGAGGTTTCAG TTGCGGTTTGTGGGTGTTATTACACTCGCTCTCTGTCAGAGTTGAGGATGGAGAAAGTGACTTGGCATTCAGAACGACCTGTGATTTTATATACAACTTTTTCGTCTGTGAGGAATGTAGGCAACACTTTCATGGCATGTGTTCAAG TGTATCTAGTCCTTTCAAGAAAGCGCGTGATTTTGCCCTCTGGTTGTGGAGTGCCCACAACCAAGTTAATGAGCGACTAATGAAAGATGAAGAATCACTAGGAACAGGTGATCCTGAATTTCCCAAAGTTACTTGGCCTCCAAAGCAACTTTGTCCTTCATGTTATCTCAGCCCAGGCAAAACGAGCGATAAAAACAGTAAGATTGATTGGAACGAGAATGAGGTCTTTAAGTTTCTGGTTAGTTACTATGGGAAAGAGCTAGTGAATCTCTACAAGGACAAAGAGTTGCAAGCAGGTGTTGGGACTGAAAAAACAGTTAATGAGGAGCTGGTAGCTTCAACAAATGCAGTTGTGGTTCCACTTGGAGCTGCATTGGCAATTGCAGTTGCGAGCTGTGCATTTGGAGCGTTGGCTTGCTTTTGGCGTTCTCAGCAAAAGAATCGGAA GCCAAGAAGAAGCTGGAACTGA
- the LOC101256764 gene encoding uncharacterized protein isoform X1: MGDHFVFLVDRLLTESTLEAAIESRNQNLLASWTTDDPTAYCSSKSADAVLAPGKMVECRICQDEDMDSNMEAPCACCGSLKYAHRRCVQRWCNEKGDTICEICHQPFRPGYTAPPSIFRLGGIPMNLRGNWRIVRRNLNNQRVIAVVSTDHNLINSDENEVYTSRCMMCCRVFAIIFMLLLVIRNTLPLIVDQAGDYSLPLVMLLLLRVMGIVLPVYVIMKAVISCHHRQHQQATLPISSSREEASLVTLQQEPPITAIQ, encoded by the exons ATGGGAGATCACTTTGTGTTTCTGGTTGATCGTTTGCTGACTGAATCAACTTTGGAGGCTGCCATTGAGAGCAGGAATCAGAATCTATTAGCATCATGGACAACAGATGATCCGACAGCTTATTGCTCCTCCAAAAGTGCTGATGCTGTTTTAGCTCCAGGAAAAATGGTGGAATGTAGGATATGCCAAGATGAGGATATGGATTCAAATATGGAGGCTCCATGCGCTTGCTGTGGTAGCTTGAAG TATGCACATCGTAGATGCGTGCAAAGGTGGTGTAATGAGAAGGGTGATACCATTTGCGAGATCTGCCACCAG CCTTTCAGGCCAGGTTACACAGCACCGCCCTCGATTTTTCGCCTTGGTGGGATTCCAATGAACTTGAG GGGGAATTGGCGAATTGTCAGAAGGAACTTGAATAATCAACGTGTGATAGCAGTGGTTTCAACTGATCACAATCTCATTAACTCTGATGAAAATGAAGTTTATACATCAAGATGCATGATGTGTTGTCGTGTATTTGCCATAATA tTTATGCTGCTTCTAGTTATACGTAACACTCTTCCTCTCATAGTTGATCAAGCAGGGGACTACTCACTTCCATTGGTTATG TTGCTACTTCTTAGAGTTATGGGCATTGTTCTGCCCGTCTACGTCATAATGAAAGCAGTGATTTCTTGCCACCACCGGCAACACCAACAG GCTACTTTGCCAATCTCTTCGTCCCGTGAAGAGGCTAGCTTGGTGACTCTGCAACAAGAACCTCCCATAACTGCTATCCAATGA
- the LOC101258550 gene encoding WAT1-related protein At3g30340-like has product MSFFEKWNAVSAMIVVEFALAIVNALFKKVLNRGMNQLVITTYRFSISTIVLTPIACFLERNFISNLTARVVCSLFFSALLGGTLTQYFFLIGLKYTSATFSCAFINMVPINTFIMSLLLGQENINMKCKSGRAKALGTLCCLGGALILTLYKGMPLIDQSTPEVEVNHNVKSWIVGSSFLFAGSVVWSSWFLIQARIGKDYPYQYSSTAIMSFLGAIQSAILSLVIDRNTSTWFLKGTLEISTVIYAGVVGSGLCYVVMSWCVKQKGAVFTSAFSPLIQIFAAVIDISILHEQIHLGSILGSILVIIGLYILLWGKSKDTQNLKNSPTTEKNVQPTLPVTSSPSHT; this is encoded by the exons ATGAGTTTCTTTGAGAAATGGAACGCGGTATCTGCAATGATTGTTGTTGAATTTGCTCTTGCTATTGTAAATGCTCTGTTCAAAAAAGTACTTAATAGAGGAATGAATCAATTGGTGATAACTACCTATAGATTTTCAATTTCTACGATTGTCTTAACTCCTATCGCGTGTTTTTTAGAAAG GAATTTTATATCGAATTTGACAGCTCGTGTTGTGTGTTCTCTGTTTTTCAGCGCGCTTTTGGG GGGTACGCTTACTCAATACTTCTTCCTAATTGGACTTAAATACACCTCAGCAACATTTAGTTGCGCGTTCATCAATATGGTTCCTATCAACACATTCATCATGTCATTGCTACTCGG GCAAGAGAACATAAACATGAAGTGCAAAAGTGGGAGAGCTAAGGCATTAGGAACTTTATGTTGTCTTGGTGGAGCTTTGATACTAACTCTATACAAAGGAATGCCATTGATAGATCAATCAACACCAGAAGTTGAAGTGAACCACAATGTAAAGAGTTGGATTGTTGGTTCATCATTTCTATTCGCGGGGAGCGTCGTTTGGTCTTCGTGGTTTCTTATACAAGCTAGGATTGGGAAGGACTATCCTTATCAGTATTCAAGCACAGCAATAATGTCATTTCTTGGAGCCATTCAATCTGCAATATTGAGCTTGGTTATTGATAGAAACACATCTACATGGTTTCTTAAAGGAACTTTAGAGATATCAACTGTTATATATGCT gGAGTGGTGGGATCAGGTTTATGCTATGTGGTCATGTCATGGTGTGTAAAGCAAAAGGGTGCAGTATTCACCTCTGCATTTAGTCCATTGATTCAAATTTTTGCTGCTGTGATTGACATCTCCATACTTCATGAACAAATTCACCTTGGAAG CATTTTGGGGTCCATTTTGGTTATTATTGGCTTGTATATTCTTCTATGGGGTAAAAGCAAAGACACACAGAATTTGAAGAATTCTCCAACAACAGAAAAGAATGTGCAGCCTACACTTCCTGTTACTTCCAGCCCATCTCATACATAA
- the LOC109120004 gene encoding uncharacterized protein, whose protein sequence is MSITISTSSLLLPLQFSPKRRSSKASIRTPTLAIRREAHDQNYNSNDFHRVDENLIVLRKRIHEMKMVETNHEPPIEWMAWEKSLYMDYDSNICELMGLLQAQLMDTRPSLVLGMVGLIALSVPTSTIVVLFHLLELAKAILANGLHIP, encoded by the coding sequence AtgtcaataacaatatcaaCTTCTTCTCTACTTCTTCCTTTACAATTTTCACCAAAAAGAAGGTCATCGAAAGCTTCGATAAGAACTCCGACGTTGGCAATAAGAAGAGAAGCACATGATCAAAACTACAACTCTAATGATTTTCATCGTGTAGACGAGAACTTAATAGTCCTTCGAAAGAGAATCCATGAGATGAAGATGGTAGAGACGAATCACGAGCCTCCTATTGAATGGATGGCTTGGGAGAAGAGTCTTTATATGGATTACGACTCGAATATTTGTGAGTTAATGGGATTATTGCAAGCCCAATTGATGGACACAAGGCCAAGCTTGGTTTTGGGTATGGTTGGGCTCATTGCATTAAGTGTGCCCACTTCAACTATTGTGGTTTTGTTTCATTTGTTAGAGTTAGCAAAAGCGATTTTGGCTAATGGATTACATATTCCTTAA
- the LOC101249724 gene encoding sulfhydryl oxidase 2 isoform X1, with translation MSCSIFLLIFALLVSILEQSVSVSVSNGSQRVILRAISGQDGEKPDFAVELNATNFDSVLKETPAPYAIVEFFAHWCPACRNYKPQYEKVARLFNGADASHPGLILMTRVDCALKINSNLCDKFSVKYYPMLLWGPPKKLVGWDPKQENNEILTIERGRTADILLGWINKQLGSSYGFDDGKYENEHLQRNFSDPGQIAKAIYDIEEATSSAFGIILDQRMIKSGTRASLIKFLQLLVAHHPSKRCRKGSADILVDFDNLCPSEILLANNEADSCSKKGALGNYQICGKEVPRGYWMYCRGSKNDTRGFSCGLWVLLHSLSVRVEDGESDLAFRTTCDFIYNFFVCEECRQHFHGMCSSVSSPFKKARDFALWLWSAHNQVNERLMKDEESLGTGDPEFPKVTWPPKQLCPSCYLSPGKTSDKNSKIDWNENEVFKFLVSYYGKELVNLYKDKELQAGVGTEKTVNEELVASTNAVVVPLGAALAIAVASCAFGALACFWRSQQKNRKYKHLHSLKNI, from the exons ATGTCTTGTTCAATATTTTTGCTCATTTTTGCTCTATTAGTGTCAATCTTGGAACAATCGGTTTCGGTTTCGGTTTCGAACGGATCGCAGCGGGTGATTCTTCGGGCGATTAGTGGGCAAGATGGTGAAAAGCCTGACTTTGCTGTTGAATTAAACGCCACCAACTTTGATTCAGTACTCAAAGAGACTCCTGCACCTTATGctattgttgaattttttgcACACTG GTGCCCTGCTTGCAGAAATTATAAG CCACAATATGAGAAGGTTGCGAGACTCTTCAATGGAGCAGATGCCAGTCATCCAGGGCTCATATTGATGACGAGGGTAGACTGTGCATTAAAG ATAAATTCTAATCTTTGTGATAAGTTCTCTGTGAAGTATTACCCAATGCTTCTCTGGGGACCTCCTAAGAAGTTAGTTGGTTGGGAtccaaaacaagaaaataatgaaatactcACCATTGAAAGAGGACGCACAGCTGACATCCTTCTAGGTTGGATCAACAAACAACTGGGAAG CTCATATGGCTTCGATGATGGGAAGTATGAGAATGAGCATCTTCAGAGGAACTTTTCGGATCCTGGCCAG ATTGCCAAAGCTATATATGACATTGAGGAGGCAACGTCTTCTGCCTTTGGCATCATTCTAGACCAAAGA ATGATTAAATCAGGGACTCGGGCTTCACTTATAAAATTCCTTCAACTTCTGGTGGCTCATCATCCTTCTAAGAG GTGTCGGAAGGGCAGTGCAGATATACTGGTTGACTTTGATAATCTTTGTCCTTCGGAGATATTGCTAGCGAATAATGAAGCTGACAGCTGCAGCAAAAAGGGTGCACTGGGAAATTACCAAATTTGTGGGAAAGAGGTTCCTCGTGGATATTGG ATGTATTGTCGTGGCAGCAAGAATGATACCAGAGGTTTCAG TTGCGGTTTGTGGGTGTTATTACACTCGCTCTCTGTCAGAGTTGAGGATGGAGAAAGTGACTTGGCATTCAGAACGACCTGTGATTTTATATACAACTTTTTCGTCTGTGAGGAATGTAGGCAACACTTTCATGGCATGTGTTCAAG TGTATCTAGTCCTTTCAAGAAAGCGCGTGATTTTGCCCTCTGGTTGTGGAGTGCCCACAACCAAGTTAATGAGCGACTAATGAAAGATGAAGAATCACTAGGAACAGGTGATCCTGAATTTCCCAAAGTTACTTGGCCTCCAAAGCAACTTTGTCCTTCATGTTATCTCAGCCCAGGCAAAACGAGCGATAAAAACAGTAAGATTGATTGGAACGAGAATGAGGTCTTTAAGTTTCTGGTTAGTTACTATGGGAAAGAGCTAGTGAATCTCTACAAGGACAAAGAGTTGCAAGCAGGTGTTGGGACTGAAAAAACAGTTAATGAGGAGCTGGTAGCTTCAACAAATGCAGTTGTGGTTCCACTTGGAGCTGCATTGGCAATTGCAGTTGCGAGCTGTGCATTTGGAGCGTTGGCTTGCTTTTGGCGTTCTCAGCAAAAGAATCGGAAGTATAAACATCTACACTCTTTGAAGAATATATGA